One region of Oreochromis aureus strain Israel breed Guangdong linkage group 19, ZZ_aureus, whole genome shotgun sequence genomic DNA includes:
- the bdkrb1 gene encoding B1 bradykinin receptor yields MELTTVPTVLTENSSLSPVTAEWELIHTIVPPYIFTISLAGLLFNSFVLVVFFAHKDRLTVAEIYLSNMALADFILLCSLPFWAMNILNEFNWPYGEALCKIVNALIIINFYTSIFTLVMISIDRYIALVKPMKASWLRRTLYAKVICFILWILGVLLSTPTIAHRKVKFFEYYETTSCVLDYTHDSYWKLAHQIVINVVGFVLPVLVIVFSSGNIIKVLSERRESVGFHHTSDKKATVLVYVVTLVFLLCWGPFQVITFLDILCDINVLDEKLWYDTLDIGGQFSVYLAFLNSALNPLLYVFSGQYFRKKVSAIYRKTRYQRRGSDMTTYQRSAVSTYINRTEQIKPVVIFNAKE; encoded by the coding sequence ATGGAACTCACAACTGTGCCAACAGTGTTGACTGAAAATAGCAGCTTGTCTCCAGTCACTGCAGAATGGGAGCTTATCCACACCATCGTCCCCCCGTACATCTTCACCATATCCCTGGCAGGTCTACTCTTTAACAGCTTTGTACTGGTGGTGTTTTTTGCCCACAAAGATCGACTGACTGTAGCAGAGATCTATCTGAGCAACATGGCGCTGGCTGACTTTATCCTACTGTGTAGCCTTCCTTTCTGGGCAATGAATATCCTCAACGAGTTCAACTGGCCATATGGAGAGGCCTTGTGCAAAATCGTCAACGCCCTAATTATCATCAATTTCTACACCAGCATCTTCACTCTGGTCATGATTAGCATTGATCGCTATATAGCACTTGTGAAGCCCATGAAGGCCAGCTGGCTGAGACGGACGCTCTACGCCAAGGTAATCTGCTTCATCCTGTGGATATTAGGGGTCTTACTGAGCACACCGACAATAGCTCACAGAAAGGTGAAGTTCTTTGAGTACTATGAGACCACATCCTGCGTTCTGGATTACACCCATGACAGCTATTGGAAGCTGGCCCATCAGATTGTGATAAATGTGGTGGGCTTTGTTCTTCCTGTTTTGGTCATTGTTTTCAGCAGTGGAAATATAATCAAGGTTTTATCTGAGAGGCGGGAAAGTGTTGGTTTTCATCACACCAGTGATAAAAAGGCCACTGTGCTGGTGTATGTTGTTACACTGGTATTTTTACTATGCTGGGGCCCCTTCCAGGTAATTACCTTTCTTGACATTCTCTGTGATATCAATGTGCTGGATGAGAAGCTGTGGTATGACACTCTGGATATAGGAGGGCAATTCTCAGTATATCTAGCCTTTCTCAACAGTGCCTTAAACCCTTTGCTGTATGTCTTCTCAGGGCAGTACTTTAGAAAGAAGGTTAGCGCCATCTACAGAAAGACTAGATATCAACGCAGAGGATCAGACATGACCACATATCAACGCTCTGCTGTGTCCACTTACATCAACAGAACAGAGCAAATTAAACCTGTGGTCATTTTTAATGccaaagaataa